In Podospora pseudoanserina strain CBS 124.78 chromosome 5, whole genome shotgun sequence, a single window of DNA contains:
- a CDS encoding hypothetical protein (COG:S; EggNog:ENOG503NYH8), which yields MIEIENAEIDEVEEVHQRCFLLSGKCVTSTEPTSGTGGDFVVVEPKPSSFVLVHVEDEHGNTGFPDQRWPLSLGQFKALVMLSPGLNKITVTLGNDAANAVELSLRYTPLLQVPPLHLAILVAKDSPLFIDCPPAKFGDISSTHSSLDAAISKLRVAAYMWQALAADNIYWDGLPRQSFRIEEEYSPDTLSRHAQQQSFGKQQVMGSVPRIHVIRTEKTISQLRDVEAEMEAAKSKAGQEQRHKDLYRIMSKAVKNSGGPLHPNNKPVIAALLLDAHFDEKLGRTLPDALFSIHKSEGLSLAMSGSQSTYSWPRFMDEIPDCLLDPTPVGDAVSRERCERPICMWEACSVSQGRFYKEIVRAFNPSATKPNFITSHDLGWAFKHSWWGYFQWPEHFLSRALRCAGEEEEKEPKPVRSDVSQTGYYRIELKDALVLRNSAPEFQLPGYVTLPEGAPEICPLVEDTVDGRAAQNVEIKCDAGLASVWVCSKNMSISDGLTYPGEPLKSVRFSLRELMERLGPHVSEEERMATGGLDRIEALGMNGEKSTFHDISTWMRLRVAEYIDAGIPGTDLRFTKTAIGSNAEEEERSKGQWGMNHDWKWTVLLKKRSKRKGTKWYGTIVNATMIDVRVGCALDGAYVYYEDGSKVPCGPRLPPSTQMGGHQARKMAIPPGVEVTKVAVSKALKNHDVLKGLRVWLSNGQARGGLNLQSFAADLELHEVKVLEPPTNHKIVGFYGTSGSWGMCQKFGIMSIPRDVELPGSVYDMEEFQNLPLDNYAEKQADEAGSEGEVDKMDEDMEEDPDTGYDEEWDERTRKIYGK from the exons GAAGATGAGCATGGCAACACCGGCTTCCCTGACCAGCGCTGGCCGCTGTCGTTGGGACAGTTCAAGGCCTTGGTTATGCTTTCCCCTGGCCTGAACAAGATCACTGTGACATTGGGGAATGATGCCGCCAACGCGGTTGAG CTATCCCTTCGGTACACCCCTCTCCTGCAAGTACCGCCTCTTCATCTCGCCATCCTGGTAGCAAAGGATTCACCCCTCTTTATCGACTGCCCACCAGCCAAGTTTGGCGACATTTCCAGCACTCACTCGAGTCTCGATGCCGCCATTTCCAAGCTACGTGTGGCTGCTTACATGTGGCAAGCCTTGGCCGCCGACAACATCTACTGGGACGGGCTGCCTCGCCAGTCGTTTCGAATTGAAGAGGAATATTCCCCCGACACCCTCAGCAGGCACGCCCAGCAGCAATCTTTTGGCAAGCAGCAGGTCATGGGTTCCGTTCCCCGAATCCACGTCATCCGCACCGAGAAGACGATCTCCCAGTTACGCGACGTTGAGGCTGAGATGGAAGCGGCAAAATCAAAGGCAGGCCAGGAGCAGCGACACAAGGATTTGTACCGAATCATGTCCAAAGCGGTCAAGAACTCGGGCGGTCCTCTCCACCCAAACAACAAACCGGTCATCGCGGCCCTGCTTCTGGACGCGCACTTTGATGAGAAGCTGGGAAGGACCCTCCCAGACGCCCTTTTCTCCATCCACAAATCAGAAGGCCTCTCGCTGGCCATGTCAGGGAGTCAGTCGACCTACTCGTGGCCCCGGTTCATGGATGAGATTCCAGACTGCCTCCTTGACCCGACACCTGTCGGGGATGCAGTCAGCAGGGAACGTTGTGAGCGGCCTATATGCATGTGGGAAGCTTGCTCCGTGAGCCAGGGACGGTTTTACAAGGAGATCGTCCGGGCGTTTAACCCTTCGGCGACAAAGCCTAATTTCATCACCAGTCATGACTTGGGGTGGGCATTCAAACATTCTTGGTGGGGTTACTTTCAATGGCCAGAGCATTTTCTCTCGCGCGCGTTGCGCTGtgcgggtgaggaggaagaaaaggagccGAAGCCGGTCCGATCAGACGTCTCGCAGACTGGATACTACCGGATTGAACTCAAGGACGCGCTTGTTCTGCGTAATAGCGCGCCCGAGTTTCAGTTACCGGGCTATGTGACCTTGCCAGAGGGCGCACCTGAGATTTGTCCTTTGGTGGAGGACACTGTGGATGGCCGCGCTGCTCAAAATGTTGAGATCAAGTGCGATGCTGGGCTTGCCAGTGTTTGGGTTTGCAGCAAGAATATGTCTATCAGCGATGGTCTCACCTACCCTGGCGAGCCGCTCAAGAGTGTGAGATTCTCACTGCGAGAGTTGATGGAGCGGTTGGGCCCTCATGTCAGCGAAGAGGAAAGGATGGCGACCGGCGGGTTGGATCGGATCGAGGCGCTGGGTATGAATGGGGAAAAGTCTACGTTTCATGACATCTCGACTTGGATGAGGTTGCGAGTGGCTGAGTACATCGATGCTGGTATTCCCGGGACCGACCTTCGCTTCACGAAAACGGCCATTGGGTCgaacgccgaggaggaggaacgtTCGAAAGGACAGTGGGGCATGAATCATGATTGGAAGTGGACTGTTTTGCTGAAGAAGCGGAGCAAGAGGAAGGGCACCAAGTGGTATGGGACGATTGTGAACGCCACCATGATTGATGTCAGGGTCGGGTGCGCGTTGGACGGTGCCTATGTCTATTACGAGGATGGGTCAAAGGTGCCATGCGGCCCAAGGTTACCCCCTTCGACACAGATGGGAGGACATCAGGCGAGGAAAATGGCGATCCCACCTGGAGTTGAAGTCACCAAGGTGGCCGTATCCAAGGCTCTGAAGAACCACGACGTGTTAAAAGGCCTGAGAGTGTGGTTGTCTAATGGCCAGGCAAGAGGTGGCTTGAATCTTCAGAGTTTTGCGGCGGATTTGGAGCTGCATGAGGTCAAGGTTCTTG AGCCACCAACCAATCACAAGATTGTCGGATTCTATGGTACGAGCGGGTCTTGGGGCATGTGCCAAAAGTTTGGCATCATGTCAATCCCAAGAGATGTTGAGTTGCCAGGCTCTGTTTACGACATGGAAGAGTTTCAGAATCTTCCTCTTGATAATTACGCCGAGAAGCAGGCAGATGAGGCGGGGTCTGAGGGCGAGGTGGATAAGATGGACGAAGATATG